The Lewinellaceae bacterium genome has a segment encoding these proteins:
- a CDS encoding ABC transporter permease encodes MFKNYLKVAFRSLNKNRIYALINILGLALGLTVTILVFMFVKDEMSYDKHWSDADRIYRTGIKANMMGQKMDAPVSPNPMAAALRSEFANVETATRVQSGRQEILMRYEQKKVYIQHMAQADSAFFKVFDYEFVHGNPETALKEENAVVLTEETARKLFGDKNAMGEIVNYDNRRDCIVRGIVKAPEGHAHFQFDMFLAQNDFQNIWISNNFYTYVKLKEGADFGQFQEEMKANFMKKIEPDVERFLKITVEEFFKQDNTFEYQLQPLTDIHLYSHKDWEIQQNGSVTYVYVFIGIALLVILIAGINFMNLSTARSGKRAKEVGVRKVVGASRQMLIVQFLTESVIQGFIALLIAFGLVRLFLPGFNNVMETDLILVNDHFGQTVLFSFLVTLFYGLFAGSYPALFLSSFLPSAVLKGDYTKTKGGANLRKTLVVVQFVASIILIIGVMIIYKQISYLQHKNVGFEGENVLIVPIQTDQMAQNFRNYNDIFLKNPNVLHVSRASYYPGDTPNQNMYALEGSEEQLPLWNLEVDYDLFNTLGIELSEGRLFDREMEADSVPYFILNETAVENLNIENPLGRRMGEYINQNGDLRFGNVIGIVKDFHIEGFDQPIRPMIMTVSNNVWFASFKIAPDNKNATIDYIEAEWNKLEPSHPFRYQFLDDKFGALLRQQENFGRMFLFLTILAIIISAMGLYGLASYTAEQRTKEIGIRKVLGASVWQIMNMLTKDFIKLVLIANIFAWPVSYLIAKDWLTNFSYQIDIPILPFILATVVAVVIAVLTVSSQAYQAANADPVDALKYE; translated from the coding sequence ATGTTTAAAAATTATCTAAAAGTGGCTTTCCGAAGCCTCAATAAGAACAGAATCTATGCTTTGATCAACATATTGGGTCTTGCATTGGGTTTAACGGTCACCATTCTTGTATTCATGTTTGTCAAGGACGAAATGAGCTATGATAAACACTGGAGTGATGCGGATCGTATTTACAGGACAGGGATTAAGGCCAATATGATGGGGCAGAAAATGGATGCTCCGGTATCTCCAAACCCTATGGCTGCAGCCCTCCGAAGCGAATTTGCCAACGTTGAAACAGCCACCAGGGTGCAGTCGGGAAGACAGGAAATCCTGATGCGTTACGAGCAAAAAAAAGTGTACATCCAGCACATGGCCCAGGCGGATAGTGCCTTTTTTAAAGTTTTTGATTATGAATTTGTTCATGGGAATCCGGAAACGGCATTGAAGGAAGAAAATGCCGTTGTGTTGACGGAGGAAACCGCACGGAAGTTGTTCGGAGACAAAAATGCGATGGGGGAAATTGTAAATTATGACAACCGTCGCGATTGTATTGTAAGGGGGATTGTGAAAGCGCCTGAAGGGCATGCTCATTTTCAATTTGACATGTTTCTGGCTCAAAATGATTTCCAGAATATTTGGATCAGCAACAATTTTTATACTTACGTGAAATTAAAAGAGGGGGCTGATTTTGGGCAGTTTCAGGAGGAAATGAAAGCCAATTTCATGAAAAAAATTGAGCCGGATGTCGAACGCTTCCTAAAGATCACGGTGGAGGAATTTTTCAAACAGGACAATACCTTTGAATACCAGTTGCAGCCGTTGACGGATATTCATTTGTATTCTCATAAGGACTGGGAGATACAGCAAAACGGATCCGTTACCTATGTGTATGTTTTTATTGGCATTGCTTTGCTCGTCATCCTTATCGCTGGGATCAATTTCATGAACCTTTCCACGGCACGATCCGGAAAAAGAGCCAAAGAGGTTGGTGTCAGAAAGGTAGTAGGGGCTTCCCGGCAGATGCTGATCGTACAATTTTTAACCGAGTCGGTCATCCAGGGATTTATAGCCTTACTCATTGCTTTTGGATTGGTCAGATTATTCCTTCCGGGGTTTAATAATGTCATGGAAACCGACCTTATCCTGGTGAATGATCATTTTGGGCAAACGGTCCTTTTTTCCTTTTTGGTAACCCTGTTTTATGGATTGTTTGCCGGAAGTTACCCGGCCTTGTTCCTTTCTTCTTTTTTGCCCTCTGCCGTATTGAAGGGGGATTATACTAAAACAAAAGGCGGGGCAAACTTAAGAAAGACCCTGGTGGTCGTTCAATTTGTAGCCTCCATTATTTTGATCATCGGCGTCATGATCATCTATAAGCAAATTTCCTATCTGCAACATAAAAATGTGGGATTTGAAGGGGAAAATGTTTTGATCGTGCCTATTCAGACAGACCAGATGGCACAGAATTTCAGGAATTACAATGATATATTTCTAAAAAATCCCAATGTTCTCCATGTTTCCAGGGCTTCTTACTACCCGGGGGATACGCCGAATCAAAACATGTACGCCCTGGAAGGAAGCGAAGAACAGCTGCCTTTATGGAACCTTGAGGTAGATTATGATTTGTTCAATACCCTCGGAATAGAGTTGTCGGAAGGTCGGCTGTTTGATCGGGAAATGGAGGCCGATTCAGTACCTTATTTTATACTTAATGAAACGGCTGTTGAGAATTTGAACATTGAAAATCCCCTTGGCAGAAGGATGGGTGAATACATTAATCAAAACGGGGATTTGAGGTTTGGCAATGTTATAGGCATCGTGAAGGACTTTCATATCGAAGGATTCGACCAGCCCATTCGCCCGATGATCATGACGGTAAGCAACAATGTTTGGTTTGCCTCCTTTAAAATAGCGCCCGACAACAAAAATGCCACCATTGACTATATTGAAGCCGAATGGAACAAACTGGAGCCCAGTCACCCGTTTCGCTATCAGTTTTTGGATGACAAATTTGGCGCATTGCTCAGGCAGCAGGAAAATTTCGGGCGCATGTTTTTGTTCCTGACCATTTTGGCGATAATCATTTCAGCCATGGGGCTTTACGGCCTGGCTTCTTATACGGCCGAACAACGCACAAAGGAAATAGGCATTCGAAAAGTGTTGGGCGCTTCTGTCTGGCAAATCATGAATATGCTGACCAAAGATTTCATCAAACTGGTACTCATTGCCAATATTTTTGCCTGGCCTGTTTCATACCTCATCGCAAAGGATTGGTTAACTAATTTTTCTTACCAGATTGATATCCCGATATTACCGTTTATCCTCGCTACAGTGGTGGCGGTGGTGATAGCAGTACTTACAGTAAGTTCGCAAGCCTATCAGGCGGCTAATGCTGATCCGGTGGATGCTTTAAAATATGAGTGA
- a CDS encoding alpha-L-fucosidase, translating to MNKILLSLSYLFLLFSCSTPPPPPVLPVPSDRQLAWQHLEFYAFIHFNMNTFTNMEWGTGGEDPLLFNPTKLDCMQWAKVCKSAGLKGIILTAKHHDGFCLWPSEYTEHSVKNSPWKNGQGDVLKELSEACKAYDLKFGVYLSPWDRNHADYGKPEYITYFRNQLTELLTNYGEVFEVWFDGANGGTGYYGGANEERRVDKLTYYDWPATYELVRQFQPNAVIFSDAGPDVRWVGNEQGHAYPTTWSNLMRDSIYGGMPEYSSRYSPGQENGTHWVPAEVDVSIRPGWYYHPEQDSLVKSLPELLDIYYNSVGQNGSLLLNFPVDTRGLIHENDVEQLNKLAARLQKDFAVDLAKGQKVEASNVRGTAYKGNNTVDGNDNTYWATEDEVIQANLTLLFDKETTFNRFLIQEYIPLGQRVKAFSLEAKTTDGWVEIAKETTIGYKRMLRLPDITATAIRLNIEDSKACPVISGIRVYYSGE from the coding sequence ATGAACAAAATTCTACTATCTCTATCTTATCTCTTTCTCCTTTTCAGTTGCAGCACTCCCCCGCCGCCGCCTGTACTGCCCGTCCCATCAGATCGCCAGTTGGCGTGGCAGCATTTGGAATTTTATGCTTTTATTCATTTTAATATGAATACTTTCACCAACATGGAATGGGGGACCGGAGGCGAGGATCCACTGTTATTCAATCCAACGAAACTTGATTGCATGCAATGGGCCAAAGTATGCAAATCAGCAGGTTTGAAAGGCATTATCCTCACCGCCAAACACCATGACGGATTTTGCCTATGGCCTTCTGAATACACCGAACATTCTGTTAAAAATTCGCCCTGGAAAAATGGCCAGGGAGATGTTTTGAAGGAACTTTCCGAGGCTTGCAAGGCCTATGACCTTAAATTCGGGGTTTATCTCTCCCCCTGGGACAGGAATCATGCCGATTACGGGAAACCCGAATATATCACCTACTTTAGGAACCAGTTGACTGAATTGCTGACCAACTACGGCGAAGTATTTGAAGTGTGGTTTGACGGTGCCAATGGAGGAACCGGTTATTACGGCGGCGCCAATGAAGAACGCAGGGTCGATAAACTGACCTATTACGACTGGCCGGCCACTTATGAACTCGTCCGGCAATTCCAGCCCAATGCAGTGATTTTCAGCGATGCCGGGCCTGACGTCCGCTGGGTGGGAAATGAGCAGGGCCATGCCTACCCTACCACCTGGTCCAACCTGATGCGTGACAGCATTTACGGCGGAATGCCTGAATACAGTTCCCGATATTCCCCAGGACAGGAAAACGGGACCCATTGGGTGCCTGCGGAAGTCGATGTTTCCATCCGTCCGGGATGGTATTATCATCCGGAGCAGGATTCCCTGGTTAAATCATTGCCCGAACTGCTCGACATTTATTATAATTCCGTCGGGCAAAACGGTTCCCTTTTACTCAATTTTCCCGTTGACACAAGAGGCCTGATCCATGAAAATGATGTGGAACAATTGAATAAACTTGCGGCCAGACTACAAAAAGATTTTGCCGTAGATTTGGCAAAAGGACAAAAAGTTGAGGCAAGCAACGTTCGTGGAACAGCCTACAAAGGAAACAATACGGTTGATGGAAACGATAATACCTATTGGGCGACCGAAGATGAAGTCATTCAAGCCAATTTAACCCTCCTTTTTGACAAAGAGACGACCTTCAACCGATTCCTGATCCAGGAATATATCCCATTAGGTCAACGGGTAAAGGCCTTTTCTTTAGAAGCCAAAACAACTGATGGCTGGGTGGAAATTGCTAAAGAAACGACTATTGGTTACAAACGTATGCTACGCTTGCCGGATATTACGGCAACCGCTATTCGTTTGAATATTGAAGATTCAAAGGCTTGTCCGGTTATTTCGGGGATTAGGGTTTATTATTCGGGGGAGTAA
- a CDS encoding beta-N-acetylhexosaminidase gives MSKKRTLLPLLLINLLLFAISSCTTREPVPKDLSKENIIPKPLTLTATGLSFELTAKTDIYLGSADQQLQWVGNYLADMINPPTGLDMKVITSEDKPGKGHIYLNLSNGTDFGEEGYQLEVTPEGISIMANTSAGIFYGVQTLRQLLPPAIEKNITQPGPWLVASGTIKDQPTYGYRGAMLDVARHFFAPDEVKQFIDYLAMFKMNRLHLHLSDDQGWRIEIKSWPNLTAHGGSTEVGGGEGGFYTQDQYAALVKYAQDRFIEIVPEIDMPGHTNAALASYAELNCDGKATELYTGIKVGFSTLCTNKEITYKFIEDVFTELAALTPGAYIHIGGDESHVTPLKDYIPFINRAQEIVEKQGKKVMGWDEIAHAKLLPNTVVQWWAEVENAQNGVKQGAKVLVSPAHKAYLDMQYDSTTQLGLHWAGYIEVDSAYIWDLATIAEGIGKDNIIGIEAPLWSETVTNMAEVEYMIFPRLPGYAEIGWSPTDIRGWEEYKVRLGKQKTRFDIMGINYYPSKLVPWQEEKKEEEEALKN, from the coding sequence ATGTCAAAAAAACGTACTTTATTACCTCTGCTTTTAATCAATCTATTGCTTTTCGCCATCAGTTCCTGCACCACCAGGGAACCTGTCCCAAAAGATTTATCCAAAGAAAACATAATCCCTAAACCGCTAACGCTTACTGCCACCGGATTATCCTTTGAATTGACTGCAAAAACGGATATCTATTTAGGCAGTGCTGATCAACAACTGCAATGGGTGGGCAACTACCTTGCGGACATGATCAACCCTCCCACAGGGCTTGACATGAAAGTAATCACTTCAGAGGATAAACCTGGTAAAGGGCACATTTATTTGAATCTTTCAAACGGAACCGATTTTGGCGAAGAGGGTTATCAATTAGAGGTTACCCCCGAAGGAATTAGCATTATGGCGAATACAAGCGCAGGCATATTTTACGGCGTACAAACCTTGCGGCAATTATTGCCTCCCGCCATTGAAAAAAACATCACTCAACCCGGTCCATGGCTGGTGGCTTCAGGTACGATAAAGGATCAGCCCACTTATGGTTATAGAGGGGCTATGCTGGATGTGGCCCGTCATTTTTTTGCCCCGGATGAGGTCAAACAATTTATCGATTACCTGGCTATGTTTAAAATGAACAGGCTGCATCTCCACCTTTCAGATGACCAGGGATGGCGCATTGAAATAAAGTCATGGCCAAACCTCACCGCCCATGGAGGAAGCACCGAAGTTGGTGGCGGAGAAGGTGGGTTTTACACTCAGGATCAATATGCAGCCCTCGTAAAATACGCTCAGGATCGTTTTATAGAAATCGTTCCGGAAATAGATATGCCCGGGCATACCAATGCCGCCCTGGCTTCTTATGCTGAATTAAATTGTGACGGTAAGGCTACCGAACTATACACAGGCATAAAAGTGGGCTTCAGCACTTTGTGCACGAATAAGGAAATTACCTATAAATTTATCGAAGATGTTTTCACGGAACTGGCGGCCTTAACCCCGGGAGCATACATCCACATCGGCGGAGACGAATCCCATGTGACTCCTTTAAAAGATTATATTCCGTTCATCAACAGAGCGCAGGAAATCGTTGAAAAACAGGGTAAAAAGGTAATGGGATGGGATGAAATTGCCCACGCAAAATTATTGCCCAATACCGTGGTACAATGGTGGGCAGAAGTCGAGAATGCTCAAAACGGAGTAAAACAAGGAGCGAAAGTCCTCGTTTCCCCTGCCCATAAAGCTTACCTGGATATGCAATACGATTCCACGACACAACTCGGTTTACATTGGGCCGGCTATATAGAAGTGGATAGTGCCTATATTTGGGATTTGGCAACCATTGCCGAAGGGATCGGAAAAGATAATATCATCGGTATCGAAGCCCCTTTATGGAGTGAAACGGTCACGAATATGGCTGAGGTTGAATATATGATCTTTCCAAGATTACCCGGTTATGCAGAGATCGGCTGGTCGCCAACAGACATTCGGGGCTGGGAAGAGTATAAAGTACGCCTTGGAAAACAAAAAACACGTTTCGATATAATGGGAATCAATTACTACCCCTCAAAATTGGTGCCCTGGCAAGAGGAGAAAAAAGAGGAAGAAGAGGCTTTGAAAAATTAA
- a CDS encoding YdiU family protein, with amino-acid sequence MNLNIKDTFNKELPADPNLSNSRRQVFEACYSYVTPRIPSQPVLVHAADDMVEAIGLSKGAEKTLDFLQVFSGAKVLEGTEPYAMCYGGHQFGNWAGQLGDGRAINLAEVVHENKRWALQLKGAGETPYSRTADGLAVLRSSIREHLCSEAMFHLGVPTTRSLSLILTGDQVMRDMLYDGNPAYEKGAVVCRVAPSFIRFGNFQIFSARKDLATLRQLADYTIRHFFPKIEAGTKNGYIQFFREVAQRTLDMVIEWQRIGFVHGVMNTDNFSILGLTIDYGPYGWLEGYDPNWTPNTTDKDQRRYRFGNQPGIAFWNLVQLGNALYPLVEEAEPFEEILEQFKSDFAVKYPAMMRSKLGLQSEKEGDHELIAALEKQLQATETDMTIFFRLLSKVKKGQEVGHPSDFLTLVKDAFYTPEELKDEVEKSWGEWFEKYVARLGLEVDSDEAREIKMNEVNPKYVLRNYMAQLAIDKADEGDFSLIDELYELLKNPYSEQSENQKWFTKRPEWAREKVGCSMLSCSS; translated from the coding sequence ATGAATTTAAATATAAAAGACACTTTTAATAAAGAGCTTCCTGCCGATCCTAACCTAAGCAATTCCAGGCGACAGGTTTTTGAGGCTTGTTATTCTTATGTAACACCTAGAATTCCTTCCCAACCGGTATTGGTGCACGCAGCGGACGATATGGTCGAAGCCATCGGATTGAGCAAGGGAGCGGAAAAAACCCTGGATTTTTTGCAGGTATTTTCCGGGGCCAAAGTTCTTGAAGGAACGGAGCCTTATGCCATGTGTTACGGCGGGCATCAGTTTGGCAATTGGGCCGGCCAGTTGGGCGATGGCAGAGCCATTAACCTGGCAGAAGTCGTCCATGAAAACAAACGTTGGGCTTTGCAATTGAAAGGAGCGGGCGAAACGCCTTATTCCCGCACTGCAGATGGGCTGGCCGTTTTGCGTTCCTCCATCCGCGAACATTTGTGCAGTGAGGCCATGTTCCATTTGGGCGTGCCCACCACCCGGTCGTTGTCGTTGATATTGACGGGAGACCAGGTGATGCGGGATATGTTGTACGATGGCAATCCTGCTTACGAAAAAGGGGCTGTGGTTTGTCGGGTAGCGCCTTCGTTTATCAGGTTTGGCAATTTTCAAATATTTTCAGCGCGGAAGGATTTGGCCACCCTGCGGCAATTGGCAGATTATACTATCCGTCATTTTTTTCCAAAGATTGAAGCGGGAACGAAAAACGGGTATATCCAATTTTTCCGGGAGGTTGCCCAACGGACTTTGGATATGGTTATTGAATGGCAACGCATAGGATTCGTTCATGGGGTCATGAACACAGACAATTTTTCTATATTGGGTTTGACCATTGATTATGGTCCGTATGGGTGGCTGGAAGGTTATGATCCCAACTGGACTCCAAACACCACCGACAAAGATCAGCGCCGTTACCGTTTTGGCAATCAGCCGGGGATCGCCTTTTGGAACCTGGTTCAATTGGGTAATGCACTTTATCCGTTGGTGGAAGAGGCTGAGCCTTTTGAGGAAATACTGGAGCAATTTAAATCTGATTTCGCAGTGAAGTACCCGGCGATGATGCGCAGTAAACTGGGCTTGCAAAGTGAAAAAGAAGGAGATCATGAATTGATAGCAGCATTGGAAAAGCAACTGCAGGCCACCGAAACGGATATGACTATTTTTTTCAGGCTTCTTTCCAAAGTGAAAAAAGGACAGGAGGTTGGTCATCCTTCTGATTTTTTAACGCTTGTTAAAGATGCTTTTTACACGCCGGAGGAATTGAAGGATGAGGTGGAAAAATCGTGGGGAGAATGGTTTGAAAAATATGTAGCAAGATTGGGGCTTGAAGTTGACTCCGATGAAGCACGTGAAATAAAAATGAATGAGGTGAACCCCAAATATGTGTTGCGAAATTATATGGCTCAACTGGCCATAGACAAAGCAGATGAGGGAGATTTTTCCTTAATCGACGAACTCTACGAATTGCTAAAAAACCCTTACAGCGAACAGTCTGAAAATCAAAAATGGTTTACCAAACGCCCGGAATGGGCCAGGGAAAAAGTGGGGTGTTCGATGTTGTCTTGCAGTTCTTAA